A region of Odocoileus virginianus isolate 20LAN1187 ecotype Illinois chromosome 11, Ovbor_1.2, whole genome shotgun sequence DNA encodes the following proteins:
- the MAP1LC3C gene encoding microtubule-associated proteins 1A/1B light chain 3C has product MQTPQKSPSLRPFKQRKSLATRREEVAGIRVKFPGKIPVIVERYPREKFLPRLDKTKFLVPQELTMTQFLSVIRSRMVLGATEAFYLLVNNKSLGSMNVTMAEIYRDYKDEDGFVYMTYASQEMFGCLGSAAPEDGSSFGEDRPCHPL; this is encoded by the exons ATGCAGACTCCACAGAAAAGTCCAAGCCTCAGACCTTTCAAGCAGAGGAAGAGTTTAG CAACCAGAAGAGAGGAAGTTGCTGGAATCAGAGTGAAGTTCCCAGGCAAGATCCCG GTGATAGTGGAGCGCTACCCCAGGGAGAAGTTCCTGCCCCGGCTGGACAAGACCAAGTTCCTGGTCCCACAGGAACTGACCATGACGCAGTTTCTCAGCGTCATTCG GAGCCGCATGGTCCTAGGGGCCACTGAAGCCTTTTACTTGCTGGTGAACAACAAGAGCCTGGGAAGTATGAATGTGACCATGGCAGAGATCTACAGGGACTACAAGGACGAGGATGGCTTTGTGTACATGACCTATGCCTCCCAGGAGATGTTTGGCTGCTTGGGGTCAGCAGCCCCTGAGGATGGGAGCAGCTTTGGGGAGGACAGGCCCTGCCATCCTCTCTAG